A region from the Lytechinus variegatus isolate NC3 chromosome 6, Lvar_3.0, whole genome shotgun sequence genome encodes:
- the LOC121417163 gene encoding uncharacterized protein LOC121417163 isoform X1: protein MIAHRRVVTSCDVTMEVRHRLTRGTKRWFILTGVFFVSFLETGTVRSFGVILNDMTSDFGTSTAYIGTIIGMAHGATYWLSVLNTPLLRRFSVRQVVMAGGLIGSLGLILSAFAMTGSLFAAALFMFGIGFSTVVLPANSSPVDYFPDLFEIASSINLTGGGIGLMILPLLFEVFVTSYGWRGALMLLGAINLNTLVSGALLEPVPKAEESATGELPLDDTMEVAERERKREHSGHCSSQGACGSAEEENGTTDLYVDSEGETDDLIHHEHTGNGHLRHSENTNTNCKSDGKVLIRRISDSEDAAPNGYTSFGSEVEISDSKHHHELVASYNTTSNSVSVKEAIACEDCPKDNPNRTCFGRWCHSIAELFDLYLFKDYPVFFGICLATILFGVSYDGWVLFVIPNAEAKGFDSQMSVYVATAGGVGNIFGRFCIGFFTAKKFIPNEVSYLIMNLLSSVAFFINYGATTFWFLSLLSFLNGFSLGAKTSLQFIIVNGSVATERYKAAVSMLLVSLGIGFPISGALLGGIYDRTKSYNISFCVIGFIDVICGIIITAPLIAAVIRRRKSRDSSPREVSV from the exons ATG ATTGCTCACCGGCGAGTCGTGACTagttgtgacgtcacaatggagGTTCGTCATCGGTTAACACGTGGTACCAAGCGATGGTTCATCCTGACCGGAGTATTCTTCGTATCGTTCCTGGAGACCGGTACCGTGCGGTCGTTCGGGGTGATATTAAACGATATGACGTCAGACTTCGGGACCTCCACAGCCTACATTGGTACTATCATAGGCATGGCCCATGGGGCTACTTATTGGTTAT CGGTATTGAACACCCCTCTTCTAAGGCGCTTCTCTGTCCGTCAGGTAGTCATGGCTGGAGGTCTGATTGGATCACTAGGACTCATCTTATCAGCCTTTGCAATGACAGGATCTCTCTTCGCTGCAGCTCTATTTATGTTTG GAATCGGCTTTAGCACGGTGGTTTTACCAGCAAACTCCAGCCCTGTTGACTATTTCCCTGATCTGTTTGAAATCGCCTCAAGCATCAACCTTACAGGTGGAGGTATCGGTCTTATGATTCTACCCCTTCTCTTTGAGGTCTTTGTCACCAGCTATGGTTGGAGGGGTGCCTTGATGCTCCTAGGAGCCATTAATCTTAATACACTCGTGAGCGGCGCCCTCTTAGAGCCAGTCCCAAAGGCAGAGGAGTCAGCAACAGGAGAATTGCCTCTGGATGACACCATGGAGGTGGCGGAGAGGGAGAGGAAAAGGGAGCACAGTGGACATTGTTCATCACAAGGAGCATGTGGGAGTGCAGAAGAAGAAAATGGTACAACTGATCTGTATGTTGATTCAGAAGGTGAGACAGATGATCTGATACATCATGAACATACTGGCAACGGTCATCTGAGACACTCTGAAAATACCAACACCAATTGCAAATCAGATGGCAAAGTTCTTATACGTCGCATCAGTGATTCCGAAGATGCTGCCCCCAATGGCTATACAAGCTTTGGCTCCGAAGTGGAAATCTCGGACAGCAAACATCATCACGAACTGGTAGCATCGTACAATACAACCTCAAACAGTGTCTCTGTCAAAGAGGCAATTGCCTGTGAGGACTGTCCAAAAGACAACCCAAATCGGACGTGTTTTGGACGATGGTGCCACAGCATTGCCGAGTTATTTGACCTCTACCTCTTCAAGGATTACCCGGTCTTCTTTGGCATCTGCCTCGCAACAATCCTCTTTGGAGTCTCCTACGATGGCTGGGTTCTCTTTGTTATTCCTAACGCAGAAGCGAAGGGCTTCGACTCACAGATGTCCGTCTATGTCGCGACAGCTGGCGGTGTCGGAAATATATTCGGACGCTTCTGCATTGGCTTCTTCACAGCCAAGAAGTTCATTCCAAACGAGGTCTCCTACCTCATCATGAACCTATTATCTTCAGTTGCGTTTTTCATCAATTACGGTGCCACTACTTTCTGGTTTCTGTCTCTGCTGTCTTTCCTAAATGGGTTTTCTCTAGGAGCCAAGACATCGCTGCAGTTCATCATTGTCAATGGTTCTGTTGCCACTGAGAGGTACAAGGCAGCTGTCTCAATGCTTCTTGTCTCTCTTGGTATTGGGTTTCCAATTAGTGGCGCCCTTTTAG GTGGTATCTATGATAGGACCAAGTCATATAACATCTCCTTCTGTGTTATAGGGT
- the LOC121417163 gene encoding uncharacterized protein LOC121417163 isoform X2, translating to MEVRHRLTRGTKRWFILTGVFFVSFLETGTVRSFGVILNDMTSDFGTSTAYIGTIIGMAHGATYWLSVLNTPLLRRFSVRQVVMAGGLIGSLGLILSAFAMTGSLFAAALFMFGIGFSTVVLPANSSPVDYFPDLFEIASSINLTGGGIGLMILPLLFEVFVTSYGWRGALMLLGAINLNTLVSGALLEPVPKAEESATGELPLDDTMEVAERERKREHSGHCSSQGACGSAEEENGTTDLYVDSEGETDDLIHHEHTGNGHLRHSENTNTNCKSDGKVLIRRISDSEDAAPNGYTSFGSEVEISDSKHHHELVASYNTTSNSVSVKEAIACEDCPKDNPNRTCFGRWCHSIAELFDLYLFKDYPVFFGICLATILFGVSYDGWVLFVIPNAEAKGFDSQMSVYVATAGGVGNIFGRFCIGFFTAKKFIPNEVSYLIMNLLSSVAFFINYGATTFWFLSLLSFLNGFSLGAKTSLQFIIVNGSVATERYKAAVSMLLVSLGIGFPISGALLGGIYDRTKSYNISFCVIGFIDVICGIIITAPLIAAVIRRRKSRDSSPREVSV from the exons atggagGTTCGTCATCGGTTAACACGTGGTACCAAGCGATGGTTCATCCTGACCGGAGTATTCTTCGTATCGTTCCTGGAGACCGGTACCGTGCGGTCGTTCGGGGTGATATTAAACGATATGACGTCAGACTTCGGGACCTCCACAGCCTACATTGGTACTATCATAGGCATGGCCCATGGGGCTACTTATTGGTTAT CGGTATTGAACACCCCTCTTCTAAGGCGCTTCTCTGTCCGTCAGGTAGTCATGGCTGGAGGTCTGATTGGATCACTAGGACTCATCTTATCAGCCTTTGCAATGACAGGATCTCTCTTCGCTGCAGCTCTATTTATGTTTG GAATCGGCTTTAGCACGGTGGTTTTACCAGCAAACTCCAGCCCTGTTGACTATTTCCCTGATCTGTTTGAAATCGCCTCAAGCATCAACCTTACAGGTGGAGGTATCGGTCTTATGATTCTACCCCTTCTCTTTGAGGTCTTTGTCACCAGCTATGGTTGGAGGGGTGCCTTGATGCTCCTAGGAGCCATTAATCTTAATACACTCGTGAGCGGCGCCCTCTTAGAGCCAGTCCCAAAGGCAGAGGAGTCAGCAACAGGAGAATTGCCTCTGGATGACACCATGGAGGTGGCGGAGAGGGAGAGGAAAAGGGAGCACAGTGGACATTGTTCATCACAAGGAGCATGTGGGAGTGCAGAAGAAGAAAATGGTACAACTGATCTGTATGTTGATTCAGAAGGTGAGACAGATGATCTGATACATCATGAACATACTGGCAACGGTCATCTGAGACACTCTGAAAATACCAACACCAATTGCAAATCAGATGGCAAAGTTCTTATACGTCGCATCAGTGATTCCGAAGATGCTGCCCCCAATGGCTATACAAGCTTTGGCTCCGAAGTGGAAATCTCGGACAGCAAACATCATCACGAACTGGTAGCATCGTACAATACAACCTCAAACAGTGTCTCTGTCAAAGAGGCAATTGCCTGTGAGGACTGTCCAAAAGACAACCCAAATCGGACGTGTTTTGGACGATGGTGCCACAGCATTGCCGAGTTATTTGACCTCTACCTCTTCAAGGATTACCCGGTCTTCTTTGGCATCTGCCTCGCAACAATCCTCTTTGGAGTCTCCTACGATGGCTGGGTTCTCTTTGTTATTCCTAACGCAGAAGCGAAGGGCTTCGACTCACAGATGTCCGTCTATGTCGCGACAGCTGGCGGTGTCGGAAATATATTCGGACGCTTCTGCATTGGCTTCTTCACAGCCAAGAAGTTCATTCCAAACGAGGTCTCCTACCTCATCATGAACCTATTATCTTCAGTTGCGTTTTTCATCAATTACGGTGCCACTACTTTCTGGTTTCTGTCTCTGCTGTCTTTCCTAAATGGGTTTTCTCTAGGAGCCAAGACATCGCTGCAGTTCATCATTGTCAATGGTTCTGTTGCCACTGAGAGGTACAAGGCAGCTGTCTCAATGCTTCTTGTCTCTCTTGGTATTGGGTTTCCAATTAGTGGCGCCCTTTTAG GTGGTATCTATGATAGGACCAAGTCATATAACATCTCCTTCTGTGTTATAGGGT